From one Lusitaniella coriacea LEGE 07157 genomic stretch:
- a CDS encoding CPBP family intramembrane glutamic endopeptidase, translating to MENPNPSDIEPLTRTQILVAMGVTAVILLAIAKLWQRIGEVALLPLQFDLRGVILGLGIALGITVASSIMYRLWGAYRRSADFYLDLVLKPLIFPDYIWLGLLPGLSEELLFRGVMLPAFGANTVAVVISSVLFGVLHFSGSQQWPYIIWATAIGLVLGFSAIYTGNLLVPIIAHIVTNFLSSCLWKWGQSTNLTES from the coding sequence GTGGAAAATCCTAATCCTTCCGACATTGAACCCCTGACTCGCACGCAAATATTAGTCGCGATGGGAGTGACTGCGGTTATTTTGCTCGCGATCGCGAAATTGTGGCAAAGAATTGGCGAAGTTGCGCTTCTACCGCTTCAATTTGACCTTCGAGGAGTCATTTTAGGATTAGGGATTGCCCTGGGAATCACCGTTGCCAGCAGCATCATGTATCGTCTGTGGGGAGCATACCGTCGCAGCGCCGATTTTTATTTAGATTTAGTCCTAAAACCCCTCATTTTCCCCGATTATATTTGGTTGGGCTTATTGCCCGGTTTGAGCGAAGAACTGCTCTTTCGCGGTGTTATGTTACCGGCATTCGGTGCAAATACCGTTGCAGTGGTTATTTCAAGTGTTTTATTCGGCGTGCTTCACTTTAGCGGTTCTCAACAATGGCCCTATATTATCTGGGCAACCGCGATCGGTTTAGTATTGGGATTTAGCGCCATTTATACCGGAAACTTGCTCGTCCCCATCATTGCCCATATCGTCACCA
- a CDS encoding DUF3326 domain-containing protein, translating into MNPRPFTVVLIVPTGVGAAIGGYAGDALPVARAIAQTCDRLITHPNVLNGAQLYWNLPNAYYVEGYALDRFAAGSWGLQPVYQNRIGLILDRAIEPELCLRHLQAADAARATLGLNLTDFIVTDAPLGVELRQAASGASWGTIDNPGSLLRAAEQLIQKTKANAIAVVARFPDNIDSAALQNYRHGSGVDPLAGAEAVISHLIVRQFQVPCAHAPALSPLPPDPDVAPRAAAEELGYTFLPCVLVGLSRAPQFVTSPQQHAPQNFWADSVDAVVVPADACGGSAILSLSQTCIITVAENQTQMQVPPESLGINTIAVNSYLEAVGVLVAHRAGISPDALRPDIPSLHRLS; encoded by the coding sequence GTGAATCCCCGTCCGTTTACCGTCGTTTTAATCGTTCCCACGGGAGTGGGGGCGGCAATTGGCGGCTATGCGGGAGATGCACTGCCCGTGGCGAGAGCGATCGCGCAAACTTGCGATCGCCTGATTACTCATCCTAACGTTCTCAATGGGGCGCAACTTTATTGGAATCTGCCCAACGCTTACTATGTGGAAGGATACGCGCTGGATCGCTTTGCGGCTGGAAGTTGGGGACTGCAACCCGTCTACCAAAATCGTATCGGATTAATTCTAGATCGCGCGATCGAACCGGAACTTTGCCTGCGCCACCTACAAGCCGCAGATGCTGCTAGAGCGACGTTAGGGCTGAATTTGACCGATTTCATCGTCACCGACGCTCCCCTAGGAGTAGAACTGCGTCAAGCCGCTTCTGGGGCAAGTTGGGGAACCATCGACAACCCCGGCAGTTTGCTGCGTGCAGCAGAGCAATTAATCCAAAAAACTAAGGCGAACGCGATCGCGGTGGTTGCTCGTTTCCCGGATAATATCGACAGCGCCGCCCTGCAAAACTACCGCCACGGTTCTGGCGTAGATCCCCTCGCCGGGGCAGAAGCCGTCATTTCCCACCTCATTGTCCGTCAATTCCAGGTTCCCTGCGCCCACGCCCCTGCCCTTTCTCCCCTTCCCCCCGATCCCGATGTCGCGCCTCGCGCCGCCGCAGAAGAATTAGGCTACACCTTCCTTCCCTGCGTTCTGGTGGGACTCTCTCGCGCCCCCCAATTCGTAACAAGTCCCCAGCAACACGCGCCTCAAAATTTTTGGGCGGATAGCGTAGATGCCGTTGTGGTTCCGGCGGATGCCTGCGGTGGCAGTGCGATCCTCAGTTTGAGCCAAACTTGTATTATTACGGTGGCAGAAAATCAAACCCAAATGCAAGTTCCCCCAGAATCGCTCGGTATTAATACGATCGCGGTAAACTCTTATTTGGAGGCGGTAGGCGTTTTGGTTGCCCATCGCGCCGGGATTAGTCCCGATGCCCTGCGCCCCGACATACCCTCTTTGCATCGCTTATCTTAA
- a CDS encoding PEP-CTERM sorting domain-containing protein, with amino-acid sequence MSKLNLLQKLMLTGVASAITATSGSLLVTPSALAATVFRDSGNIGDTVDAFRAALGDPNNGNAPGSFSVGRREINWDAGIVPFDMPPDFFNKTVTRGAEFSTDAGNEFGVSNPSVGDPDFPDNKFDSLNPTYSGEFMTFSDPRLFTPLGTNVMETNFFVPGSDMPAAVSGFGAVFTDVDLPDITKIEYFDIQGNLLASEFVDPDPQGLSFLGVSFDAPILFNVKITLGNTPIGSNDDPGNNVDVVVLDDFIYGEPNKVPEPATTLGLLALGVFGADLLRKRQPNR; translated from the coding sequence ATGAGTAAACTGAACCTGCTACAGAAGCTGATGCTCACGGGTGTAGCTAGTGCTATCACTGCTACTTCCGGCTCACTGTTAGTAACACCTTCTGCCTTGGCAGCAACAGTCTTCAGAGATTCAGGTAATATCGGAGATACGGTGGATGCCTTTCGTGCTGCTTTGGGGGATCCCAATAACGGCAATGCTCCAGGTTCTTTCTCCGTAGGTCGTCGCGAGATCAACTGGGATGCAGGAATTGTTCCTTTTGATATGCCCCCTGATTTCTTTAATAAAACGGTGACACGTGGGGCTGAGTTCAGCACTGATGCCGGAAACGAATTCGGAGTGAGCAATCCCAGTGTTGGCGACCCCGATTTTCCCGATAACAAATTTGATAGCCTCAACCCCACCTATTCTGGTGAATTTATGACCTTCAGTGACCCTCGGTTATTTACCCCGTTGGGTACGAATGTCATGGAGACCAACTTCTTTGTGCCAGGTAGTGATATGCCAGCCGCCGTTAGTGGATTCGGTGCTGTTTTTACAGATGTAGACCTTCCCGATATTACAAAAATAGAATACTTCGATATTCAGGGCAACTTGCTAGCCTCTGAGTTTGTCGATCCAGATCCGCAAGGACTATCCTTTCTAGGTGTAAGCTTTGATGCCCCCATTTTATTTAATGTCAAGATTACTCTAGGCAATACGCCGATTGGCTCGAATGACGACCCTGGGAATAATGTTGATGTTGTCGTGCTAGACGACTTCATCTACGGAGAACCGAATAAAGTTCCTGAACCTGCGACTACACTCGGTTTACTCGCTCTGGGAGTTTTCGGGGCGGATTTATTGCGGAAACGCCAACCTAACCGCTAA
- the typA gene encoding translational GTPase TypA: MSLPIRNVAIIAHVDHGKTTLVDALLKQSGVFREGEEIPDCVMDSNTLERERGITILSKNTAVRYKDILINIVDTPGHADFGGEVERVLGMVDGCILIVDANEGPMPQTRFVLKKALEKGLRPIVVVNKIDRPRANPDTAVDKVFDLFVELGADDDQCDFNTLYASGLDGYAKEELEAEGINMEPLFEAIIHHVPPPAGDVEKPLQLQVTTLDYSEYLGRIVIGRIHNGTIKAGQQAALYKDDGSIVKTKVSKLLGFEGLARVELKEASAGNLVAVAGFADANIGETITCPDDPQALPLIAVDEPTLQMTFSINDSPFAGQEGKFVTSRQLRDRLWRELETNVALRVEETDTAEKFLVSGRGELHLGILIETMRREGYEFQVSQPQVIYREVSGQPCEPFEYLVLDVPEASVGSCIERLGQRKGTMQDMQTATNGRTQLEFVIPARGLIGFRGEFLRLTRGEGIMNHSFLEYRPLSGDVETRYNGVMVAFEEGTSTFYALKNAEDRGVFFITPGTKVYKGMIVGEHNRPQDLDLNVCKTKQLTNHRAATGDELVQLQSPVDMSLERALEYIGSDELVEVTPESIRLRKLSKKLAKR; encoded by the coding sequence ATGTCGCTTCCCATTCGCAACGTTGCTATCATTGCCCACGTCGATCACGGCAAAACCACCCTTGTTGACGCACTCCTCAAACAATCCGGCGTTTTCCGCGAAGGTGAAGAGATTCCCGACTGCGTAATGGACTCTAACACGTTGGAGAGAGAACGGGGAATTACCATCCTCTCGAAAAATACCGCCGTTCGCTACAAAGACATTCTGATCAACATTGTCGATACCCCCGGACACGCTGACTTTGGCGGGGAAGTCGAGCGAGTATTAGGAATGGTCGATGGTTGCATTTTAATCGTCGATGCCAACGAAGGGCCCATGCCGCAAACGCGCTTCGTGCTGAAAAAGGCATTGGAAAAAGGTTTGCGTCCCATCGTTGTTGTTAATAAAATCGATCGTCCTCGCGCCAACCCCGACACCGCCGTTGATAAAGTCTTTGATTTGTTCGTGGAGTTGGGTGCAGATGACGATCAGTGCGACTTCAACACCCTGTACGCCTCTGGTTTAGACGGTTACGCCAAGGAAGAATTAGAAGCGGAAGGGATAAATATGGAACCGCTATTTGAGGCGATTATTCATCACGTTCCCCCTCCGGCTGGAGATGTGGAAAAACCCTTACAATTGCAAGTCACCACTCTCGACTACTCGGAATATTTAGGGCGAATTGTCATCGGTCGCATTCACAACGGTACGATTAAAGCCGGACAGCAAGCCGCGTTATACAAAGATGACGGCTCGATTGTCAAAACCAAAGTCTCAAAACTCTTAGGGTTTGAAGGATTGGCGCGCGTCGAACTCAAAGAAGCCTCGGCGGGAAATCTGGTTGCGGTGGCGGGGTTTGCGGATGCCAATATTGGGGAAACCATTACCTGTCCCGACGACCCCCAGGCGTTGCCCCTGATCGCCGTAGACGAACCAACCCTGCAAATGACCTTTTCAATCAACGACTCTCCTTTTGCTGGACAGGAAGGGAAATTCGTCACCTCTCGGCAATTGCGCGATCGCCTTTGGCGCGAGTTGGAAACCAATGTCGCTCTGCGCGTGGAAGAAACCGATACGGCTGAGAAATTCCTCGTTTCCGGACGGGGAGAACTCCACCTGGGCATTTTAATCGAAACCATGCGTCGGGAAGGTTACGAATTCCAAGTTTCCCAACCCCAAGTGATTTATCGCGAAGTGAGCGGACAACCTTGCGAACCCTTTGAGTATCTCGTTCTCGACGTTCCTGAAGCCTCAGTAGGAAGTTGTATCGAACGCCTCGGACAGCGCAAAGGAACGATGCAGGATATGCAAACCGCAACCAACGGACGCACTCAATTGGAATTTGTGATTCCGGCGCGGGGGTTGATTGGTTTTCGGGGTGAATTCCTCCGCCTGACGCGCGGAGAAGGGATTATGAACCACAGTTTCTTGGAGTATCGCCCCTTAAGTGGGGATGTGGAAACCCGCTACAACGGCGTGATGGTTGCGTTTGAAGAAGGGACTTCTACATTCTACGCTCTCAAAAATGCGGAAGATCGCGGCGTATTCTTCATTACCCCCGGAACGAAGGTGTATAAGGGAATGATCGTCGGGGAACACAATCGTCCGCAGGATTTGGATTTGAATGTCTGCAAAACCAAGCAATTAACGAACCACCGCGCCGCGACGGGAGACGAATTGGTGCAGTTGCAATCCCCTGTAGATATGAGTTTGGAGCGGGCGCTAGAGTATATTGGGTCTGATGAGTTGGTGGAGGTTACGCCGGAGTCGATTCGCTTGCGTAAGCTGTCGAAGAAGTTGGCAAAGCGCTAG
- a CDS encoding Uma2 family endonuclease: protein MIQAVPKTMTLDEFLDWYPDGYGRFELYDGVVVEMQPTGTHERVAALHALKLGIEIERLELPYFVARQCIIKPIDSDKSGFIPDVAVLDENALKTEPLWKKRSVITKGETVRLAIEVVSTNWQDDYLIKLAEYEKLGISEYWIVDYLGLGGKRYIGNPKRPVILVYSLVDGEYMVSEFRENQRIESPTFPELNLTAERVFKVGQ from the coding sequence ATGATACAAGCTGTTCCCAAAACCATGACCCTAGACGAATTTCTGGATTGGTATCCAGATGGCTACGGTCGCTTTGAACTGTACGATGGAGTTGTTGTCGAAATGCAACCTACTGGAACTCACGAACGGGTAGCAGCGCTTCATGCACTCAAACTGGGAATTGAGATTGAACGTTTAGAGCTTCCTTACTTCGTTGCTCGACAATGTATTATTAAGCCCATTGATTCCGATAAATCGGGCTTTATTCCTGATGTTGCCGTCTTAGATGAAAACGCCCTTAAAACCGAACCATTGTGGAAAAAACGTTCTGTTATTACGAAAGGCGAAACAGTTCGTTTAGCAATTGAAGTTGTGAGTACCAATTGGCAAGACGACTACCTCATTAAGTTAGCTGAATACGAAAAGCTGGGAATTTCGGAATACTGGATTGTTGACTATTTGGGTTTGGGGGGTAAACGCTATATCGGGAATCCCAAACGACCCGTTATTTTGGTTTATTCCCTGGTTGATGGGGAGTATATGGTGAGTGAGTTTAGAGAGAATCAGCGAATTGAATCGCCAACTTTTCCAGAGTTGAATTTGACGGCAGAACGGGTTTTCAAGGTGGGACAATAA
- a CDS encoding Panacea domain-containing protein, which produces MIDCLNVARYFIVRAYENGIEAEMTNMKVQKLLYYAQSLHLALNDEPLFDEEIQAWRYGPVCPRAYRFYSKFEAQQLPIPTKESLQEISEQENRLLEEVWEYFGGYHAFQLSDMTHVEFPWKKARKGLPSEASSTEPVLREDLKVLGYQKLDEIERKNPAYKPVMSKILEDAYNSESSTRIHKGEVRDWLNSLLD; this is translated from the coding sequence ATGATTGATTGTCTCAACGTAGCTCGCTACTTCATTGTGAGAGCTTACGAAAACGGAATAGAAGCTGAAATGACGAACATGAAGGTTCAAAAGCTTCTCTATTACGCCCAAAGCTTGCATTTGGCACTAAACGATGAGCCATTATTTGATGAAGAAATTCAAGCATGGCGATATGGACCCGTTTGTCCTAGGGCGTATCGGTTTTATAGTAAATTTGAAGCACAACAGTTACCTATTCCAACCAAAGAATCGTTGCAAGAGATTTCAGAGCAGGAGAACAGGCTTTTAGAAGAAGTTTGGGAGTATTTTGGAGGCTATCATGCTTTTCAGTTGAGCGATATGACTCATGTGGAATTTCCGTGGAAAAAAGCTAGAAAAGGATTGCCATCTGAAGCAAGTTCAACTGAGCCAGTTCTGAGAGAAGATTTGAAAGTATTAGGTTATCAAAAACTCGATGAAATAGAGCGAAAGAATCCTGCATATAAACCTGTAATGTCTAAAATACTGGAGGATGCTTATAACTCAGAATCTTCAACTCGTATTCATAAAGGAGAAGTGCGTGACTGGCTCAACTCCCTTCTCGATTAA
- a CDS encoding type II toxin-antitoxin system mRNA interferase toxin, RelE/StbE family: MTGSTPFSIKESENFKRSFKKLAKVHRNKLVEVIGEILENLIEDQYPRNSRQEPLPGHINLPEGWTFHKLEIRISKGASGQIRLMYLVNEATSIIRLVWIYSHEQFSKRPADKDLKNVIKRTLD, from the coding sequence GTGACTGGCTCAACTCCCTTCTCGATTAAAGAATCCGAGAACTTCAAACGTTCGTTTAAAAAACTAGCAAAAGTTCACAGAAATAAACTTGTTGAAGTTATTGGAGAAATCTTAGAAAATTTAATAGAGGATCAATATCCTCGCAACTCTCGTCAGGAACCTTTACCTGGACATATTAATTTGCCAGAAGGATGGACATTTCATAAGTTGGAGATTAGAATTTCTAAAGGAGCGTCTGGGCAAATTAGACTGATGTATTTAGTTAATGAGGCAACCTCAATTATTCGGCTTGTTTGGATTTATAGTCATGAGCAGTTTTCTAAACGTCCTGCTGACAAAGATTTAAAGAACGTAATTAAAAGGACACTAGATTAA
- a CDS encoding ATP-binding protein, with product MKFGFRSTPVRLVLCLGAILLILCAALSNGNLARAQTPSYRAEPSAIAREWQYHWEKTEAIPPAATDWQSLNLPDKLAVTRNATLWLRAPLPQGNWVSPSLYLQGIPDLVDAYLDEEHIYHNRTLDSTSQFLPKDNAWPIIPLPSNFENQTLLLRVHPERATTITLGFFSLPTVGSLQALIAQLIFQDLDQIGLGVFFLLCGLLPLAIALLKKAPSAYLSFGFLAIISGIYTLTTVKTVLLLFENQNLLNFFHHLAFQFAPVSTCIFFEQIFGKGRRTIVRRLWQIQAVYGVFALSAVGLRLISLSQSVYFAQIAYLIICSILVSIAIKKSIDGSWEARLFTFGFAILVLFVIHDIFAYRFFIFLFQPRLYLWGMLGFILLLVVILERRFTEAQGQLKRYAKDMELKNIELQRLDRLKDEFLANTSHELRTPLHGIIGIADSLLDGVSGVLPQQAKQNLNLIVYSGKRLNRLVSDLLDFAQLKNERLELNLKLLGMREIAEVIFTLSRHLIGEKDVKLINSISQDIPLVYVDENRIQQILHNLVGNSIKFTEKGIVEISATVTDSWMKVAVSDTGIGIPTEQLERIFSAFEQGDGSTAREYGGTGLGLAITKKLVELHGGKIWIESAVGRGSTVNFTLPISESQTPETEANSSQESQLFDSSAMPEQDSITDSEILTTVRGTIVLVVDDDPVNRQVLINHLSLHDYTITQAASGMEALELIESGYKPDIILLDIMMPRKTGYEVCKSVRQRFSAAELPIVFLTAKIQDSDIIQGFSVGANDYLIKPVSKNELLARIKTHVQLSKINIAYNRFVPHEFIEFLDKESIVDVRLGDQVQETMTVLFSDIRSFTTISETMSPKENFDFLNEYLRRVCPLIRDHNGFIDKYIGDAIMALFPKTADDAIRAAIAIQRQVTLYNRQRQAQETFSIAIGIGLHTGKLMLGTVGEEQRMESTVISDAVNLASRLEGLTKTYGVGILISEDTFSSLQDTAQYDIRFLGRVTVKGKRKPVGIFEVYDSDLDAIRALKTETHQDFETAVNLFCQERWEEAERGFRTLWERDNRDKVVRFYLDRD from the coding sequence ATGAAGTTTGGATTTCGTTCCACTCCCGTCCGTCTTGTACTGTGTTTGGGTGCAATTCTACTAATTTTATGTGCTGCGTTGAGTAATGGTAACCTTGCTCGCGCGCAGACTCCTTCCTATCGTGCCGAACCGAGCGCGATCGCGCGCGAATGGCAATATCATTGGGAAAAGACAGAAGCCATCCCCCCAGCAGCAACAGATTGGCAATCCTTAAATCTTCCCGATAAATTAGCCGTAACCCGCAATGCAACATTATGGTTGCGCGCGCCATTACCCCAAGGAAATTGGGTATCTCCTAGCTTGTATCTTCAAGGCATTCCCGATTTAGTCGATGCTTACCTCGATGAAGAACATATTTACCACAATCGCACCCTGGATAGCACAAGCCAATTTCTTCCCAAGGATAATGCTTGGCCCATTATTCCACTGCCCAGTAATTTTGAGAATCAAACCTTATTATTGCGCGTGCATCCTGAAAGAGCGACAACCATTACCCTTGGTTTTTTCAGTCTTCCTACAGTCGGTTCTCTGCAAGCGTTAATTGCTCAACTGATTTTTCAAGACCTCGATCAAATTGGTTTAGGGGTATTTTTTCTATTATGCGGTCTTTTACCCCTCGCGATCGCGCTCCTTAAAAAAGCCCCCAGCGCCTACCTCTCTTTCGGCTTTCTCGCCATAATTAGCGGAATTTATACCCTCACCACTGTTAAAACGGTTTTATTACTCTTTGAAAATCAAAATCTTTTAAACTTTTTCCATCATCTTGCGTTCCAATTTGCACCTGTTAGTACGTGTATTTTCTTTGAACAAATTTTCGGGAAAGGACGGCGCACGATCGTTCGTCGTTTATGGCAAATTCAAGCAGTTTATGGGGTTTTCGCATTAAGTGCCGTTGGTTTGCGTTTAATTTCCCTGTCTCAATCCGTTTATTTCGCTCAAATTGCTTATCTAATCATTTGTAGTATTCTCGTCTCCATCGCAATCAAAAAATCTATCGACGGCAGTTGGGAAGCCAGATTATTCACCTTCGGCTTTGCCATTCTTGTCCTGTTTGTCATTCACGATATTTTCGCTTACCGTTTCTTTATTTTTCTTTTTCAACCCAGACTCTATCTTTGGGGAATGTTAGGGTTTATTTTACTCTTGGTTGTCATCCTGGAACGCCGCTTTACCGAAGCCCAAGGACAGCTTAAGCGCTATGCAAAAGATATGGAACTCAAAAATATCGAATTGCAGCGTTTAGATCGTCTCAAAGATGAATTTTTAGCCAATACTTCCCACGAACTCAGAACGCCCCTGCACGGAATTATTGGCATTGCTGACTCTCTTCTCGATGGTGTAAGTGGAGTTCTGCCACAACAAGCGAAGCAAAACCTAAATTTAATTGTTTATAGTGGCAAACGCTTAAACCGATTAGTTAGCGATTTACTGGACTTCGCCCAACTCAAAAACGAGCGACTAGAATTAAACTTAAAACTCTTGGGAATGCGTGAAATTGCTGAAGTTATTTTCACACTCTCTCGCCATCTCATTGGAGAAAAAGACGTTAAACTAATTAACTCAATTTCCCAAGATATTCCCTTAGTCTATGTAGATGAAAATCGCATTCAACAAATCTTGCACAATTTGGTTGGCAATTCAATTAAATTCACAGAAAAAGGAATAGTAGAAATTTCTGCAACAGTTACCGATTCTTGGATGAAAGTTGCCGTAAGCGATACAGGAATTGGCATTCCAACTGAGCAATTAGAGCGTATTTTCTCTGCATTTGAACAAGGAGATGGTTCCACAGCACGAGAATACGGTGGGACGGGTTTGGGATTAGCAATCACTAAAAAATTAGTTGAATTACACGGCGGTAAAATCTGGATTGAATCGGCGGTAGGAAGAGGTTCTACAGTAAATTTTACACTTCCAATCTCTGAATCTCAAACCCCAGAGACAGAAGCAAATTCATCGCAAGAAAGCCAGCTTTTTGATTCTTCCGCCATGCCAGAACAAGACTCCATAACCGACTCAGAAATCTTAACGACGGTTCGAGGAACCATTGTATTAGTTGTTGATGACGATCCCGTCAATCGTCAAGTGTTAATCAATCATTTGTCTTTACACGACTATACAATTACCCAAGCTGCAAGCGGAATGGAAGCTTTAGAGTTAATTGAGAGTGGCTATAAACCCGATATTATTTTGCTGGACATTATGATGCCGAGAAAAACAGGTTATGAAGTGTGTAAATCCGTGAGACAGCGATTTTCTGCCGCAGAACTCCCGATTGTTTTTCTAACAGCAAAAATCCAAGATAGCGACATTATTCAAGGCTTTAGCGTCGGTGCAAATGATTATTTAATTAAACCCGTTTCCAAAAACGAACTTTTAGCAAGAATCAAAACCCACGTTCAACTTTCTAAAATTAATATTGCCTACAATCGTTTTGTTCCCCATGAATTTATCGAATTTCTCGATAAAGAGAGTATTGTCGATGTTCGACTTGGCGATCAAGTTCAGGAAACAATGACCGTTTTGTTCTCCGATATTCGCTCTTTTACGACAATTTCGGAAACAATGTCTCCCAAAGAAAATTTCGATTTTCTCAATGAATATTTGCGGCGTGTTTGTCCTTTAATTCGCGATCATAACGGTTTTATTGATAAATATATTGGCGATGCAATTATGGCGTTATTTCCCAAAACCGCCGACGATGCAATTCGCGCCGCGATCGCGATTCAAAGGCAAGTTACCCTCTACAATAGACAACGGCAAGCACAAGAGACATTTTCAATTGCTATTGGAATTGGGTTGCACACCGGGAAATTAATGCTGGGAACCGTGGGAGAGGAACAGCGAATGGAAAGTACGGTGATCTCCGATGCGGTGAATTTAGCTTCTCGCCTCGAAGGGTTAACCAAAACTTACGGTGTGGGGATACTTATTAGCGAAGATACCTTTTCCAGCCTCCAGGATACCGCACAGTACGACATTCGTTTTTTAGGTCGCGTGACGGTGAAAGGGAAGCGAAAACCCGTGGGTATTTTTGAAGTATATGATAGCGATCTCGATGCAATCAGAGCCTTGAAAACCGAAACTCACCAGGATTTTGAAACGGCGGTGAATCTCTTTTGTCAGGAACGATGGGAAGAGGCGGAACGCGGTTTTAGGACGTTGTGGGAACGGGATAACCGCGATAAGGTTGTTCGATTTTATCTCGATCGGGATTAG
- a CDS encoding ribonuclease H-like domain-containing protein: MELPNFQVCDRDLDETTLSRYLTAESIAVDTETMGLNPLRDRLCLVQLCDPQGYVTALRIAKGQTTAPNLKKLMEAPNILKIFHFARFDLAQLQHSFGIATNPVFCTKIASKLARTYTSQHGLKALVRELEQVELDKSAQSSDWGNSMNLSPEQLNYAANDVRYLVGMKDKLRVMLEREERWQLAQRCFENLPLLVSLDLLQFKDIFEH; the protein is encoded by the coding sequence ATGGAACTGCCCAATTTTCAGGTTTGCGATCGCGATCTCGATGAAACAACTCTCTCACGATACTTAACGGCTGAATCTATTGCTGTGGATACGGAGACGATGGGTTTGAATCCATTACGCGATCGTCTCTGTTTGGTTCAACTGTGCGATCCCCAAGGATATGTTACCGCCCTTCGTATCGCCAAGGGACAAACCACAGCACCCAACCTCAAAAAGTTGATGGAAGCGCCAAATATCCTCAAAATCTTCCATTTTGCCCGCTTCGACCTCGCGCAGTTGCAACACAGCTTTGGTATTGCCACAAACCCCGTTTTTTGTACCAAAATTGCCAGCAAGCTCGCGCGTACCTACACATCCCAGCACGGTTTGAAAGCCCTCGTGCGAGAACTCGAACAAGTTGAACTCGACAAAAGCGCTCAAAGTTCGGATTGGGGCAATTCGATGAATCTTTCCCCAGAACAATTGAACTATGCTGCCAATGACGTGCGCTATCTGGTGGGTATGAAAGATAAACTCAGGGTAATGCTCGAACGCGAAGAACGCTGGCAATTAGCACAACGGTGTTTTGAAAATTTACCCCTATTGGTGTCTCTGGATTTGTTGCAATTTAAAGATATTTTTGAGCATTGA